One stretch of Marinobacterium iners DNA includes these proteins:
- the cas2 gene encoding CRISPR-associated endonuclease Cas2 codes for MLVLITYDVSVVTSDGQRRLRNIAKTCLDYGTRVQNSVFECEVTPAQLVVLKAELTDIYNPDEDSLRFYHLGKKGRQKVEHYGAKVVPDPHSSPLIL; via the coding sequence ATGCTGGTGCTGATCACCTATGATGTCAGTGTGGTGACATCTGACGGACAACGCAGGCTGCGCAATATTGCCAAAACCTGCCTAGATTACGGGACCCGGGTGCAGAACTCTGTATTTGAATGCGAAGTGACCCCTGCACAATTGGTCGTTTTAAAGGCAGAATTGACGGATATCTATAATCCTGACGAAGACAGTCTTCGGTTCTATCATTTGGGCAAAAAAGGGCGACAAAAAGTAGAACACTACGGTGCCAAAGTCGTGCCCGACCCTCATTCCTCGCCGCTTATCCTGTAA
- the cas1c gene encoding type I-C CRISPR-associated endonuclease Cas1c has translation MKKLLNTLYITRQETYLHKERETIVIKQKDEKLGQFPSLALGNILCFGRVSVSPFLMGYLSEKGIGLSFFTEYGRFLARVQGPESGNVLLRRSQYRWADDPDKSMLVARLMIAAKVANSRTVIQRDLRNHGNNPELKQAVDKLAASLRSVQQVKTADSLMGVEGDAANCYFSVLQQRLRKDHFQFNGRVRRPPTDSVNALLSFIYSMITQDCVAALQGVGLDPYVGFLHRDRPGRPGLALDLLEEFRAGWADRLVLSLLNRQQLKSKDFVTEASGAVRLTDDGRKTVLVAFQERKQEELIHPYLQEKIPIGLLPHCQAMLLARHIRGDIEYYPPWTLK, from the coding sequence ATGAAAAAACTGTTGAATACGCTCTATATCACGCGTCAGGAAACCTACCTGCACAAGGAGCGGGAAACGATCGTCATCAAGCAGAAGGATGAGAAACTGGGACAGTTTCCTTCGCTGGCGCTGGGCAATATCCTCTGTTTTGGACGTGTCTCGGTATCTCCTTTCCTGATGGGATATCTGTCGGAGAAGGGCATAGGCCTTAGTTTCTTTACCGAATACGGCCGTTTTCTGGCACGGGTTCAGGGGCCTGAATCCGGCAATGTGCTGCTCAGACGCAGCCAGTATCGTTGGGCGGATGACCCGGATAAATCCATGTTGGTGGCTCGGCTGATGATTGCAGCCAAGGTTGCCAATAGTCGGACGGTTATTCAGCGAGATCTGCGTAACCATGGCAACAACCCTGAGCTGAAGCAGGCTGTCGACAAGCTGGCTGCGAGTCTGCGCAGTGTGCAGCAGGTTAAAACAGCAGACAGCCTGATGGGAGTGGAAGGTGATGCGGCCAATTGTTATTTCTCGGTGCTGCAGCAGCGCCTACGCAAGGATCATTTTCAGTTCAATGGTCGTGTGCGACGTCCACCGACTGATTCGGTGAATGCTTTGCTGTCATTTATCTATTCCATGATTACTCAGGATTGTGTGGCAGCGCTTCAGGGCGTTGGGCTTGATCCCTATGTTGGGTTTCTGCATCGGGACCGGCCAGGTCGTCCGGGGCTTGCGCTGGACCTGCTGGAAGAGTTTCGTGCCGGATGGGCCGATAGACTTGTGCTGAGTTTGCTGAACCGCCAGCAATTAAAGTCAAAAGATTTTGTTACCGAAGCCAGCGGAGCCGTGCGTTTAACCGATGATGGTCGAAAAACTGTACTGGTTGCATTTCAGGAGCGGAAGCAGGAAGAGCTGATACACCCCTATCTACAGGAAAAAATTCCCATTGGACTGTTGCCACATTGCCAGGCCATGTTGCTGGCGCGGCATATTCGCGGAGATATTGAATATTACCCACCTTGGACACTGAAATAA
- the cas4 gene encoding CRISPR-associated protein Cas4, protein MDDTLNISAIQHYAYCPRQFALIHVEQAWDDNRFTAEGLLLHRRVDGGEPEQRGHIRYERAVLLKSERLGLIGKMDLLEIDTSAGYRLIPVEYKRGRSKTQDWDRLQLCAQALCLEEMRHVDIEEGAIWYWETRRREEVRFHSSLRARTEAIIVNARNLIRNGTTPPPTEDRKRCKACSLYELCQPDALRQDHSAAYIRDLFKP, encoded by the coding sequence ATGGATGACACTCTCAACATATCCGCTATCCAGCACTATGCCTATTGCCCGCGTCAGTTTGCGCTGATCCATGTTGAACAGGCCTGGGATGATAACCGTTTCACTGCCGAGGGGCTGTTGCTGCATCGGCGTGTTGACGGTGGAGAGCCAGAGCAGCGTGGGCATATCCGCTACGAACGTGCCGTCTTACTGAAGTCGGAGCGGCTGGGACTGATTGGCAAAATGGACTTGCTAGAGATTGATACCTCGGCTGGTTACCGCCTCATTCCGGTGGAGTACAAGCGAGGCCGTTCGAAAACCCAGGACTGGGACCGGCTACAGTTATGTGCTCAAGCGCTCTGCCTGGAAGAGATGCGTCATGTCGATATCGAAGAGGGTGCCATCTGGTATTGGGAAACGCGTCGACGCGAAGAGGTTCGGTTCCACAGCTCTCTGCGGGCGCGTACCGAAGCCATTATCGTCAATGCCCGAAACCTCATTCGAAACGGTACGACTCCTCCGCCCACCGAAGATCGTAAACGGTGCAAGGCCTGTTCTCTGTATGAACTGTGCCAGCCTGATGCCTTGCGTCAGGACCACTCCGCTGCGTATATCCGGGACCTTTTCAAACCATGA
- the cas7c gene encoding type I-C CRISPR-associated protein Cas7/Csd2, which yields MSAINNRYEFVFLFDVTNGNPNGDPDAGNMPRLDPETNRGLVTDVCLKRKIRNFVEMAKEKESGFAIYMQEKSVLNNQHKQAYEALGIEPVAKKLPKDQKQALELTRWMCRNFFDVRTFGAVMTTEVNAGQVRGPVQLAFASSIDPVVPLEVSITRMAVTNEKDLEKERTMGRKHIIPYGLYRVHGYVSAKLAQKTGFSEDDLQLLWQSLINLFEHDRSAARGEMAARQLILFKHESELGNAPAHKLFETVKVERINGASGSPAQSFDDYRIVLDAEAIPAGVSVEELI from the coding sequence ATGAGCGCCATCAACAACCGTTATGAATTCGTTTTTCTATTTGATGTTACCAACGGCAACCCCAATGGTGACCCCGATGCCGGCAACATGCCTAGGCTCGACCCGGAAACCAACCGTGGCTTGGTGACGGATGTGTGCCTGAAGCGCAAGATCCGTAACTTTGTAGAAATGGCCAAGGAAAAAGAGTCCGGCTTCGCTATCTACATGCAGGAAAAGTCTGTGTTGAACAATCAGCACAAGCAGGCTTACGAGGCGCTAGGCATCGAACCGGTGGCGAAAAAATTGCCTAAAGATCAGAAGCAGGCACTGGAACTGACGAGGTGGATGTGCAGAAACTTCTTCGACGTGCGTACTTTTGGAGCCGTGATGACGACAGAGGTGAATGCCGGTCAGGTACGTGGTCCTGTCCAGCTGGCATTTGCCAGCTCCATTGATCCGGTTGTGCCGCTGGAGGTTTCCATCACTCGGATGGCTGTCACTAACGAAAAAGACCTGGAAAAGGAACGCACCATGGGGCGCAAGCATATAATTCCCTATGGTCTTTACCGCGTGCATGGCTACGTGTCGGCTAAGCTGGCGCAGAAAACCGGTTTCTCCGAAGATGACCTGCAGTTGCTGTGGCAGTCACTGATCAACCTGTTCGAGCATGACCGCTCGGCTGCCCGTGGTGAGATGGCAGCCCGTCAGCTGATTCTTTTCAAACACGAATCAGAACTGGGGAATGCTCCTGCGCACAAACTATTTGAAACCGTTAAGGTTGAGCGTATCAACGGTGCGTCCGGCAGCCCGGCACAGTCCTTTGATGACTATCGCATCGTGTTGGATGCCGAAGCCATTCCGGCCGGTGTGTCGGTCGAGGAGTTGATCTGA